A genomic region of Dermacentor andersoni chromosome 9, qqDerAnde1_hic_scaffold, whole genome shotgun sequence contains the following coding sequences:
- the LOC126527610 gene encoding uncharacterized protein isoform X2 yields the protein MPNQSFAPRGRGGYPPRGGLRTRGSAGFRSPGMRPAASRVGSATGFRSAGFRNSFRPRAPSVAPRTGLQAPRMTSPHSGRSSEAAYGPPINAGAPGMGGAGDADERGASRKPVAHSVSTWTVQIGEVPISYISREKWREQCRPEKGMRPDMIDEPFRGCTLQDRHPNEPKASYTEQEMRNLCPTCGTLVIHWETHKQGKLHRERSKARESNSHTPGPTQQDVVAALRVLQATRPDIIAASLAASSPNLLASLNNNGGNRVSPPRERMRRGPRSRSPSPDRKRHSTRWEPADHYDRYDEAARAPARTGVPKGTPSRAGPGPMQQMYNQPPHGPGRSYSSGSYSWR from the coding sequence ATGCCTAACCAAAGCTTTGCGCCCCGTGGTCGAGGTGGGTATCCACCCCGTGGAGGACTGCGCACCCGTGGCTCGGCCGGATTCCGGTCCCCAGGAATGAGACCTGCTGCTTCCAGAGTTGGTTCTGCAACTGGTTTTCGGTCCGCGGGATTTCGCAACTCCTTTAGGCCTAGAGCACCATCAGTTGCTCCTAGAACTGGCTTGCAGGCCCCGAGGATGACATCTCCACACTCAGGCAGGTCTTCAGAAGCAGCCTACGGGCCTCCCATCAATGCAGGTGCTCCTGGCATGGGTGGAGCTGGTGACGCGGATGAGCGAGGAGCATCGCGAAAACCAGTTGCACACTCCGTCAGCACATGGACGGTGCAGATTGGAGAAGTGCCCATCTCGTACATCTCGCGCGAGAAGTGGAGGGAGCAGTGCCGCCCCGAAAAGGGCATGCGGCCCGACATGATCGACGAGCCGTTCCGGGGCTGCACCCTGCAGGACCGGCACCCCAATGAGCCCAAAGCCTCGTACACAGAGCAGGAGATGCGTAACCTCTGTCCCACCTGCGGCACGCTGGTGATCCACTGGGAAACCCACAAGCAGGGAAAGCTGCACCGTGAGCGATCCAAGGCCAGAGAGTCAAACAGCCACACGCCGGGACCAACACAGCAGGACGTCGTAGCTGCATTGCGCGTGCTCCAGGCCACGCGACCTGACATCATCGCGGCCTCCCTTGCCGCCAGTTCACCCAACTTGCTCGCGTCTCTCAACAACAATGGCGGGAACAGAGTGTCGCCTCCGCGCGAAAGGATGAGGCGAGGCCCCCGGTCTAGGTCTCCGTCACCGGACAGGAAGCGACATTCCACCCGATGGGAGCCTGCGGACCATTATGACCGCTATGACGAGGCTGCTCGAGCTCCAGCTCGTACGGGCGTCCCCAAGGGTACACCTTCCAGGGCTGGTCCTGGGCCAAT